The Fusobacterium russii ATCC 25533 sequence ATTTTACTGTCAGATGGAAAAGCTAATTTCTCACTTTATGACAAAGAACCTTTAGGTGAAAGTTTAGAACTGGCAAAAAAAATAAGAGATGAAAAAATAAAATGCGTAGTTATAGATACAGAAGAAGGTTTTATTAAATTGGAGCTTGCTAAAACTCTTAGTGAAAATATGGGAGCAGATTACTACAAACTGGATAATATTAAGAGTGAGGATTTAGTTGAATTTGTAAAAACTAAGTTCAGTTGAAGCTGCTAATTTGAAAGGAATAAATATATGTATAAATTATTAAACCGTGGTGATTTTATTGATTCAGACGAATTAAAGAAGACTATGGATAAATATAGGAATAAATATGGTTTTGATGCTTATGAGTTGATAAAATTCACAAATAGTGATATGAAGGAATTAAAAGACTATTTTAAGGGTTATCATCTAAGATTTTTTCCTTCATGGATGGAGTTTTATAAAGAAGATTTTGATTTACTTTATACTGAATTAAAAGATAAAAAATATTTCAAATTTTTATGTGGTGGAGAAAATTCAAAAAAAGAATTGATATACTATTTAAAAACTGAATTAGAAATAGCTAAAAATTTGGAAGTTGAGTATGTTGTTTTTCATGCTTGTAATATAAAAATAATTGAGAGCTTGACCTATGTTTTTAATTACTCTGATATGGAAGTTTTAGAAAATGTTGTTAAATTGATAAATGAAGTTTTTGAGGATGGCGACTATAATTTTAAACTCCTTCTTGAAAATTTATGGTGGCCGGGTTTAAGACTTACAAATAAAGAAGAGATTGAGTATCTTTTACAAAATATTAATTATAAGAATATAGGTTTTATTTTAGATACGGGTCATATGGTGAATAACAACATTGAAATAAAAAACTCAAAGGAAGCTATTGATTATATTAGAAAAAATTTAGAAAATATAGGAGAGTACAAAAAATATATTTTAGGGATACATCTAAATTATTCTTTATCAGGCTCTTATGTCAAAGAAACTATAGAAAAAAATAGAAAGAGAAATTTGGATATTCATAAGTGTATAGAAAATATATATGAGCATATAAATTGTATTGATTATCATGATCCTTTTGAAGATGAAGAAATAGTTGAAATAATAGAAAGTTTACCTATTGAATATCTGGTTTATGAATTTATTGGTTTTAAGGAAAGAGAATTGGAAGATAAAATAGAAAGACAGGATAAAATTTTAAAAGATTTTTTTAAGAGAAAAAAGAAAGCTGTTGCAAATTAATAAATAGAGTAAAAACATTATAATTTGCAACAGCTTCAAAATAAAATTTTCGAGTATGTGAGAGAGTGAAAAATATTTGACTCTGATTTTTCCTATTTTAGGTTTTTTAGAAGTTCAACTAAGTAGTTGTAATATTTTTCAACAGATTTAATCTCCATTTTTTCTTTAGGAGTATGTACATCATAAATATTTGGTCCTATTGAAATCATATCCAAATTAGGATAATGTTGAGATATAGCTCCACATTCAAGTCCGGCATGGATAACTGTTACTTCCATTTTTTCATTAAATAATTTTTCATAAGTTTTTACAGCAGTATCTCTCAAGACAGATGTACTTCTAAATCTCCATTCAGGATAACCACCAGAAATAGTGTAAGTAGCTTTATGATTCTTAGCAATAGTTATAATTTTATTTAAAAGCTCTTCAAGTACAGAAGGTTCAGAGCTTCTTAATGAAGTTAAAATACTGATTTCATTGCCTTTTGTTTTGACAATTGCTAAATTATCGGAACTTTCAACTATATCGGGATATTCTTTCATCCATGTATTAACACCAGTTGGAATTGTATTTACAAGACTTAAATAATTATTAAAGAATTCATCTGAAAAAACAGAAGAAGTATCTGTAATTTCAGTGCAATTAAAACTTATATTTTTTTCTGAAACTTTATATTTATTTTCCAAATCATTAAAAATTTTGTCTAAGCCAATTTTAAAATCCTTAACTTGTTCTTTAGAAAGTGAAATGTTAGCAAAGGCATCTCTAGGTATGGCATTATCCTTTGACCCACCTTCCACATGATTAAGCTTAATGTCAAAAGAATTTTTAACAAGAGATAATAATTCAGCCAAGACCTTATTTGCATTCAATCTATTCTTATGAATTTCAGCTCCAGAATGACCTCCAAATAGATTCTTTAGTTCCAGTTTAAAGGAAGAAAAATTATTTTTATCAAGCTCTTTTTTACTTTCACTAATATTGACCTCTATTGATTTACCACCTGCAGAACCGGCAGTTAAAATTGCTTCTTCCTCCGAATCAATATTTATAAGCAGCTCACCATTTAAAATATTATCTTCTAAATATAAAGCACCATTCATAGTTGTTTCTTCTTCAACAGTAGCTAAAAGTTCAATTTGAGGATGTTCTAAAGTTTTATCTTCTAAAATAGCAAGTGCCATTGCAATAGCAATTCCATTGTCAGCACCAAGTGTTGTGTTATTTGCTCTTAAATAGTCGCCATCAATTATTAAATCAATTCCATCTCTCAAGAAGTTATGAGTGCTTTCTAAAGTTTTTTCACAAACCATATCTACATGCCCTTGTAAAATAACACCTTTAGAGTTTTCATAACCTTTAGTAGCGGCTTTTTTTATTAGCACATTCATTGTTTTATCTTGATAGACATCTAAATTAAGTTTTTTAGCTGTACTTATTAAAAAGTCACAAACTGCTTTTTCATTCCCGGATTCTCTTGGAATTTTAGAAAGTTCTTCAAAATAATAAAAGACTCTCTCAGGCTTTAAATTTTCTAATTTTCTCATTTTTTCCCCCTTATAGATTTAAAATGTATTTAATTATATCAATATCTTTTTGATAAATTGCATGTCTTAATTTTAAAGTGTTAAGCAAAGAAATAGCATTATCTTTTAGTGAAATACTTTGATTATAGACAGGAGGCAGAGAATAATGCTGAGCAATTTCATTGATTTTTTCTTTTAGAAACTTAAAATGAAAATCTTTTATATGATTTATTAAATCAAAGGTATTAGGATTTAGATTAGTTTCAGGGAAAAAAGTCCTATAAAAATTAAAGGCTGCTACTTTAGGATCTCCTTCACCTTTAAAACAAACAATAATGTCATTATTTATTTTTTCAAAATATATTCCATGTTTCTGTGCTATAACTTGAAATTCAAGAAAAGATACACACTTTCCAGAAGTATATTTAGTTATAAATTCGCTATTATTCATAAAATCATCCCCCAAATCTTTTTAATTAGATTTTATATTCTTTTATAATTAAAGTCAATCAATATAAAATATTATTTTTAATTTGTATAAATATCAGATTATTTTATAGTAGTTTAAAAGAAATAGAGCAGTCTTAAATGGTTGTTTTTTTTAAAAGCAACTAAAAACAGTTGCTTTTATTAAATGTATATGTTAAACTCAATTAAGAGGTGAGAAAATTGAAAAAATATTGTGCATTGATGATAGATTTAAAAAAATCAAGATCTTATTCTACAAAAATCAGAAATTCCATACAGAATAGTATGATGGAAATTATAAATATTTTGAATGAAATTTTTGAAAATTCTTTAGAAAAAAAGGTAGATTTTAGTGCGGGAGATGAAATTCAAGGCTTATTTATTTCTAGTATTGCAGCATACTTATATTATAGATTTTTTTCAATGTTAATTTTTCCCTTTGAAATAAGAGCAGGTATAGGTTTAGGAACTTGGGATGTGGTAATAGAAGGTGCAAGTACCACTGCACAGGATGGAATAGTCTATCATAATGCAAGAAAAGCTATAAATGATGCAAGAAAATCTTTAGAATATTCGGTATTATTTTATTCAATGCAGAAAAAGGATAGTATTATTAATTCTTTAATTAATACAGTAGTTTTAATAAATTCTAAGCAGAGTGCCTATCAGAACGATTTAATGTTGCTCACTGAAATTCTTTATCCTATTACAATGAATAATGTAGTTGACAGTATAAAAATAAAGAAACTTTTAAAAATATTGGAAGAGAAAAATGAATTAAATTTACAAAAACTTAAAGAAGAAGAAATTTTTTCAAATCCTATTGAGATTGTAAAAGAGGATATTGAATATTTTATAACAGCAGGTAAAAAAAGAGGTCTATCAACACAGCTCTCAGAATACTTAGGAATCAGTAGACAAAGCATTGAAAAAACAATAAAAACTGCTAATATTTTTGAGCTGAGAAATTTAGTTATAAGTATATTATTTACTATGGAAGATTAGAGAAGGAGATTAAGTATGGTATTTTATATTTTATTAACAGTACATTTATTTGTTGATTTCTTATTCCAAGACTCCTTTTTTTCGGAAAAGAAAAAAAGAGAATGGAAAGTAATGATATACCATTGTGTAATCTATTTTTTAATATTTCTTTTAGTGTTTTTATTAATGGTAGACTGCGATTATACTTTTATTCTCGTATTTATAATTACATTTTTGCATTTTCTATTTTTAGCTCTGAAAAGGGAATTAGAGAAAAGTTTCCATAGAAGCAAAGCCTATCTTTATATTTTTATAATAAATCAATTATTGCATATAGCTATTTTATTTATACTATATTATTTCTTTGATTTAAAAAATAATACAAGTAATTTTTATAAAATTTTAGAATCATATAAAGAGTTTGAAAGTATTATAAAGTATTTATTACTACTTATTATTTTGCTAGAACCAAGTTCAAGTCTTATTCAGAAAATATTGGCTTTGTCTTCATTTAAAAAAACAGAAAGACTTAAGTTTTCTGAATTAAGAGTTGGGAATATGATAGGGAAATTAGAGAGATTGATAATTGCAGTTTTACTTTTGAATAATCAATATGGAGTGATAGGATTAGTTCTGACTGCAAAGAGTATTGCTCGCTTTAAGCAAATGGAGAATAAAAACTTTGCAGAAAAATATTTAGTGGGAACTTTAGCAAGTGTATTTATTGTTTTGATTACAACTTTATTTATAAAAAGTATTTAAAGAATAAACTTAGTTAACTTGACTTTTTATATTCAAAATAATATAATTATAAAGATAAGGGGAGTATTATCTCCTCTATTTTATTTTAATAAACAGATTAAAAATTTTTTATTTAATAATGTAAATTTAATAGCAAAAAAGGATGTGATATTATGAAACCAATAGT is a genomic window containing:
- a CDS encoding TIM barrel protein; translated protein: MYKLLNRGDFIDSDELKKTMDKYRNKYGFDAYELIKFTNSDMKELKDYFKGYHLRFFPSWMEFYKEDFDLLYTELKDKKYFKFLCGGENSKKELIYYLKTELEIAKNLEVEYVVFHACNIKIIESLTYVFNYSDMEVLENVVKLINEVFEDGDYNFKLLLENLWWPGLRLTNKEEIEYLLQNINYKNIGFILDTGHMVNNNIEIKNSKEAIDYIRKNLENIGEYKKYILGIHLNYSLSGSYVKETIEKNRKRNLDIHKCIENIYEHINCIDYHDPFEDEEIVEIIESLPIEYLVYEFIGFKERELEDKIERQDKILKDFFKRKKKAVAN
- a CDS encoding aminoacyl-histidine dipeptidase — encoded protein: MRKLENLKPERVFYYFEELSKIPRESGNEKAVCDFLISTAKKLNLDVYQDKTMNVLIKKAATKGYENSKGVILQGHVDMVCEKTLESTHNFLRDGIDLIIDGDYLRANNTTLGADNGIAIAMALAILEDKTLEHPQIELLATVEEETTMNGALYLEDNILNGELLINIDSEEEAILTAGSAGGKSIEVNISESKKELDKNNFSSFKLELKNLFGGHSGAEIHKNRLNANKVLAELLSLVKNSFDIKLNHVEGGSKDNAIPRDAFANISLSKEQVKDFKIGLDKIFNDLENKYKVSEKNISFNCTEITDTSSVFSDEFFNNYLSLVNTIPTGVNTWMKEYPDIVESSDNLAIVKTKGNEISILTSLRSSEPSVLEELLNKIITIAKNHKATYTISGGYPEWRFRSTSVLRDTAVKTYEKLFNEKMEVTVIHAGLECGAISQHYPNLDMISIGPNIYDVHTPKEKMEIKSVEKYYNYLVELLKNLK
- a CDS encoding SatD family protein, whose protein sequence is MKKYCALMIDLKKSRSYSTKIRNSIQNSMMEIINILNEIFENSLEKKVDFSAGDEIQGLFISSIAAYLYYRFFSMLIFPFEIRAGIGLGTWDVVIEGASTTAQDGIVYHNARKAINDARKSLEYSVLFYSMQKKDSIINSLINTVVLINSKQSAYQNDLMLLTEILYPITMNNVVDSIKIKKLLKILEEKNELNLQKLKEEEIFSNPIEIVKEDIEYFITAGKKRGLSTQLSEYLGISRQSIEKTIKTANIFELRNLVISILFTMED